The following coding sequences are from one Niveibacterium umoris window:
- the fdxA gene encoding ferredoxin FdxA — MTYVVTEACIKCKYTDCVDVCPVDCFREGPNFLVIDPEECIDCTLCVAECPVEAIYAEDDVPTDQQSFVALNAELSRLWKPIVERKDPLPDADEWAKVKGKLGDLQR; from the coding sequence ATGACCTATGTAGTGACCGAAGCTTGTATCAAGTGCAAGTACACCGATTGCGTCGATGTATGCCCGGTCGATTGCTTCCGGGAAGGACCGAACTTCCTGGTGATCGACCCGGAAGAGTGCATCGACTGCACGCTTTGCGTGGCGGAGTGCCCGGTCGAAGCCATCTATGCCGAAGATGATGTGCCGACCGATCAGCAGTCGTTCGTCGCGTTGAACGCTGAGCTGTCGCGACTCTGGAAACCCATTGTCGAGCGCAAGGATCCGCTGCCTGATGCCGATGAGTGGGCCAAGGTCAAAGGAAAGCTCGGGGATCTGCAGCGCTGA
- the trxA gene encoding thioredoxin TrxA, producing MSEHILHVTDASFEQDVLQSQTPVLVDYWAEWCGPCKSIAPILDDVAKDYSGKLLVAKLNIDENAETPAKYGIRGIPTLMLFKGGSVEATKVGALSKSQLTAFIDSNL from the coding sequence ATGAGCGAACACATCCTTCACGTCACGGACGCCTCTTTCGAGCAGGACGTCCTCCAGTCCCAGACCCCCGTGCTGGTGGACTACTGGGCTGAGTGGTGCGGACCCTGCAAGAGCATTGCCCCAATCCTTGACGACGTTGCAAAGGACTATTCGGGCAAGTTGCTCGTCGCCAAACTGAACATCGACGAGAACGCGGAGACCCCTGCAAAGTATGGTATTCGCGGCATCCCGACCCTGATGCTTTTCAAGGGCGGCAGTGTCGAGGCGACCAAAGTCGGCGCGCTTTCCAAGTCGCAACTGACCGCATTCATTGACAGCAACCTCTGA